Proteins from a genomic interval of Bombus affinis isolate iyBomAffi1 chromosome 18, iyBomAffi1.2, whole genome shotgun sequence:
- the LOC126926435 gene encoding mediator of RNA polymerase II transcription subunit 7 — protein MAAPEAIQVSSLPLPPVQYINLYTDENVRRGRAPRPPPPIHDTYSMFGNVFNADDTIIRPLEAQGIKRLYPQHFDRRRELKKLNHSLLVNFLDLIDLLVQCPDSPRRAEKVEDLSLLFIHIHHLLNEFRPHQARETLRVMMELQRRQRIETALRFQKHLEKVQEILQHALQMLPDTSELDSKLAINTDAMESVDNLGSEQQTPDPCSPSDRIMCKTIDDMISTNGLY, from the exons ATGGCAGCACCAGAAGCGATACAAGTTAGTTCGCTGCCCCTACCTCCAGTGCAATATATTAATTTGTACACAGACGAAAATGTTCGTCGAGGCAGAGCACCACGACCACCACCGCCGATACACGATACTTATTCGATGTTTGGAAATGTATTTAACGCAGACGATACAATCATTAGACCACTCGAAGCTCAAGGAATTAAAAGGTTATATCCTCAGCATTTCGACCGGCGACGAGAGTTGAAAAAATTGAATCACTCATTGCTTGTTAACTTCTTGGATTTGATAGATCTGCTCGTACAATGTCCTGACAGCCCAAGGCGTGCTGAGAAG GTGGAAGATCTCAGTTTACTATTTATTCACATTCATCACTTATTAAATGAATTTAGACCACATCAAGCAAGGGAAACGCTAAGAGTAATGATGGAATTGCAACGCAGACAACGTATAGAAACAGCACTTAGGTTTCAGAAACATTTAGAAAAA GTTCAAGAAATTTTACAACATGCATTGCAAATGTTACCAGATACTTCAGAATTGGATTCTAAATTAGCAATAAATACAGATGCTATGGAATCTGTTGATAATTTAGGTTCTGAACAACAAACTCCAGATCCATGTAGTCCAAGTGATCGCattatgtgcaagacaatagaTGATATGATTTCAACAAATGGACTGTATTAA
- the LOC126926423 gene encoding apoptosis inhibitor 5, which produces MWKFDNKFIMSMDSIEKLYKNFGILADAKDKLAEHEKEYLEILTAVKGSPKEKRLASQFIARFFKYFPKLADQAIDAHLDLCEDEDMAIRKQAIKDLPALCKDNKEHTARIADILAQLLQAQDPSELAVVHNSVMSLMKTDPRGTISGFFSQIINGDDGTRERCIKFLATKLKAIGHDIITKEPEDLLISECKKVLQDVTADEFHSIMEVLAWTRLGSTISGQQELVDITVEQAELSEPFKHTNVEQWNRLVQCIKHALPFFSSQIDSSRFVSYICVQVLPHLSLITSPNGRDVQLELLKLLAELAVFCGTIDKPEEKVQQLYNTLITYMPLPPVTEITEVPKLQFSHVECLMYTFHKLCKQTPEFLMKDPEQLKEFRLRLQYFARGIQGYIKKLREAISGKSEEELKSEENQLKVVALKTTNNINSLIKDLFHSPPSFKSIIHLSWKTTANDKKNEKHSSAQKRHTPITFGNDSNANKRSKEDKSKRELYTPPSGKYSSNISSNYGRGRFRGNRSGGRGGYRPRGRGTWRKNFY; this is translated from the exons ATGTGGAAATTCGATAATAAGTTTATCATGAGTATGGACAGTATcgaaaaattgtacaaaaattttGGCATTTTGGCTGATGCCAAAGATAAATTGGCTGAG CATGAGAAAGAGTATTTAGAAATTCTGACAGCAGTGAAAGGATCACCGAAAGAAAAACGATTAGCATCGCAATTCATTGCAaggttttttaaatattttccaaaattAGCTGATCAGGCTATAGATGCTCATTTAGATCTATGTGAAGATGAAGATATGGCT aTAAGAAAACAAGCAATTAAAGATTTACCTGCATTATGTAAGGATAATAAAGAACATACAGCTAGAATTGCTGATATTTTAGCTCAATTACTTCAAGCTCAAGATCCTTCTGAATTGGCTGTTGTTCATAATAGCGTTATGTCCCTTATGAAAACTGACCCAAGAG GAACAATAAGTGGATTTTTTAGTCAAATCATCAATGGGGATGATGGAACACGGGAACGTTGTATTAAGTTTCTAGCAACAAAATTAAAAGCAATAGGTCATGACATTATTACTAAAGAACCAGAAGATCTTTTAATTTCAGAATGCAAGAAAGTGTTACAG GATGTTACTGCTGATGAATTTCATAGCATTATGGAAGTACTTGCGTGGACTAGATTAGGTTCAACAATTAGTGGACAACAAGAATTAGTAGATATTACAGTTGAACAAGCTGAATTGTCAGAACCATTCAAGCATACTAATGTTGAACAATGGAACAGACTTGTACAATGTATTAAACACGCACTTCCATTCTTTAGT TCTCAAATAGATTCTTCACGATTCGTTTCTTACATTTGTGTACAAGTTTTACCACATCTTTCTTTAATTACTTCACCCAATGGAAGAGATGTACAATTGGAATTATTAAAGCTTCTTGCTGAATTAGCTGTATTTTGTGGAACAATTGATAAACCAGAAGAAAAAGTACAGCAACTTTATAATACTCTTATT ACATATATGCCATTACCTCCAGTCACAGAAATAACTGAAGTACCAAAATTACAATTCAGTCATGTTGAGTGCCTTATGTATACTTTTCATAAACTGTGTAAACAAACCCCCGAATTTTTAATGAAAGATCCAGAACAGCTTAAGGAATTTAGATTAAGATTACAGTATTTTGCACGTGGCATTCAAggttatataaaaaaattacggGAGGCAATTAGCGGCAAATCGGAAGAAGAGTTGAAGTCAGAGGAAAATCAATTAAAAGTTGTTGCTTTAAAAACGACAAATAATATCAATAGTTTAATTAAAGATCTGTTTCATTCGCCACCTAGTTTTAAAAGTATTATACATCTTTCATGGAAAACAACAGCTAATGATAAGAAG AATGAAAAGCATTCATCTGCTCAAAAAAGACATACACCCATTACGTTTGGAAATGATAGTAATGCAAATAAACGAAGTAAAGAAGATAAAAGTAAAAGGGAATTATATACTCCTCCTAGTGGAAAATACAGCTCAAACATATCATCAAATTATG GTCGAGGTAGATTTAGAGGAAATAGGTCAGGTGGTCGAGGTGGTTATAGACCAAGAGGTCGTGGAACATGGagaaaaaatttttattaa
- the LOC126926432 gene encoding electron transfer flavoprotein subunit alpha, mitochondrial, protein MFATCFRSFRTGNKYGLLARYESTLVIAEHNNESLAPITCNTLSAAKKIGGDITVLVAGTKCDAVAQSVSKANGVSKVLVAESDAFKGFLPEALTPLILATQNEHKFTHILTGATAFGKALLPRVAAKLDVSPISDIIGIKAADTFTRTIYAGNAIQTLKCKDNIKIVSVRGTAFEAIPLEGGSAKCEPALAGDYKSQLAEFIKQELSKSDRPELTSAKIVVSGGRGMKSGENFKLLYSLADKLNAAVGASRAAVDAGYVPNDLQVGQTGKIVAPNLYIAVGISGAIQHLAGMKDSKTIVAINKDPEAPIFQVADYGLVADLFKAVPELTEKL, encoded by the exons ATGTTCGCCACTTGTTTTAGATCGTTTCGAACTGGGAACAAA tatGGATTATTGGCACGTTATGAATCCACATTAGTTATTGCAGAACATAATAATGAATCTCTAGCCCCTATTACTTGTAATACATTAAGTGCAGCAAAAAAAATTGGTGGTGATATAACAGTCTTAGTTGCTGGTACCAAATGTGATGCAGTTGCACAAAGTGTCAGTAAAGCTAATGGTGTATCCAAAGTTTTGGTGGCAGAGAGCGACGCTTTTAAAGGATTTCTTCCAGAAGCACTAACGCCTCTTATCCTTGCTACTCAAAATGAGCATAAATTTACCCATATTTTAACTGGTGCTACTGCATTTGGTAAAGCACTATTACCAAGA GTTGCAGCTAAATTAGATGTGTCTCCAATAAGTGATATTATTGGTATTAAAGCAGCAGATACATTCACCCGTACAATTTATGCAGGAAATGCAATTCAAACTTTAAAGTGCAAAGATAATATAAAGATAGTTTCAGTGAGAGGCACTGCATTCGAAGCAATACCTTTGGAAGGAGGCAGTGCCAAGTGTGAACCTGCCCTAGCTGGTGACTACAAATCACAATTGGCAGAATTCATTAAACAGGAATTGTCTAAATCTGATAGACCAGAATTGACATCTGCAAAAATCGTTGTATCTGGAGGAAGAGGAATGAAGTCTGGCGAAaactttaaattattatatagttTGGCAGATAAACTTAATGCTGCAGTTGGCGCTTCCCGTGCTGCTGTTGATGCTGGTTATGTGCCTAATGATTTGCAAGTGGGACAGACAGGAAAAATTGTTGCTCCA AATCTATATATTGCTGTTGGTATCTCTGGAGCAATTCAGCATTTAGCTGGTATGAAAGATTCAAAAACGATTGTGGCAATTAACAAAGATCCAGAAGCACCAATCTTCCAAGTAGCTGATTATGGCTTAGTTGCTGATTTATTCAAGGCTGTTCCTGAACTTAcagaaaaattgtaa
- the LOC126926443 gene encoding 60S ribosomal protein L39, with product MSAHKTFIIKRKLAKKLKQNRPIPQWVRMRTGNTIRYNAKRRHWRRTKLKL from the exons ATG TCGGCTCACAAAACATTTATTATTAAGCGGAAGCTTGCCAAAAAGTTAAAGCAAAACAGGCCGATTCCACAATGGGTCAGAATGCGTACTGGCAACACTATCcg GTACAACGCTAAACGGCGTCACTGGAGAAGAACTAAGTTAAAGTTGTAA
- the LOC126926436 gene encoding 39S ribosomal protein L22, mitochondrial isoform X2 — MLGIRQCVQRFISNKIFNAENSNCLSNIQQRSYNWHKDKEEESNRGFLKYNKIIFPPQKPGEEKRPGYVCHVKKFIKYSPLNMWYIACFVRGMSVDEAIKQLSFLKKKGAVIAKEAILEAQRMAVEEHNIEFKSNLWVAESFATKALIIKGIRRHAKGRIGIVHYRYCHYFVRLEEGKPPKHYYQPAPKTGEELLEEWMEQMRTRKIYNSL, encoded by the exons ATGCTAGGTATAAGGCAATGTGTACAACGATTTATatcaaacaaaatatttaatgcAGAGAACTCCAATTGTTTATCTAATATACAACAAAGATCATACAATTggcataaagataaagaagaagAATCAAATAGAGGATTccttaaatataataaaattatttttcctccACAAAAACCAGGTGAAGAGAAAAGACCAGGT taTGTCTGTCATGtgaaaaaattcattaaatataGTCCATTAAATATGTGGTATATTGCTTGTTTTGTAAGAGGTATGAGCGTAGATGAAGCTATTAAACAATTAAGCTTTTTGAAGAAGAAAGGTGCAGTCATAGCAAAAGAAGCTATCTTAGAGGCACAACGTATGGCTGTAGAGGAACATAATATTGAATTCAAAAGTAACTTATGGGTTG CCGAATCTTTTGCAACAAAGGCTCTTATAATAAAAGGCATACGACGTCATGCTAAAGGAAGGATAGGAATAGTACATTACAGATATTGTCATTACTTTGTACGTTTAGAAGAAGGGAAACCACCAAAACATTATTATCAACCAGCACCTAAAACAGGCGAAGAATTGTTGGAAGAATGGATGGAACAAATGCGTACCCgcaaaatatataattcattaTAA
- the LOC126926436 gene encoding 39S ribosomal protein L22, mitochondrial isoform X1: MMHFNCKKMLGIRQCVQRFISNKIFNAENSNCLSNIQQRSYNWHKDKEEESNRGFLKYNKIIFPPQKPGEEKRPGYVCHVKKFIKYSPLNMWYIACFVRGMSVDEAIKQLSFLKKKGAVIAKEAILEAQRMAVEEHNIEFKSNLWVAESFATKALIIKGIRRHAKGRIGIVHYRYCHYFVRLEEGKPPKHYYQPAPKTGEELLEEWMEQMRTRKIYNSL, from the exons atgatGCATTTTAACTGCAAG AAAATGCTAGGTATAAGGCAATGTGTACAACGATTTATatcaaacaaaatatttaatgcAGAGAACTCCAATTGTTTATCTAATATACAACAAAGATCATACAATTggcataaagataaagaagaagAATCAAATAGAGGATTccttaaatataataaaattatttttcctccACAAAAACCAGGTGAAGAGAAAAGACCAGGT taTGTCTGTCATGtgaaaaaattcattaaatataGTCCATTAAATATGTGGTATATTGCTTGTTTTGTAAGAGGTATGAGCGTAGATGAAGCTATTAAACAATTAAGCTTTTTGAAGAAGAAAGGTGCAGTCATAGCAAAAGAAGCTATCTTAGAGGCACAACGTATGGCTGTAGAGGAACATAATATTGAATTCAAAAGTAACTTATGGGTTG CCGAATCTTTTGCAACAAAGGCTCTTATAATAAAAGGCATACGACGTCATGCTAAAGGAAGGATAGGAATAGTACATTACAGATATTGTCATTACTTTGTACGTTTAGAAGAAGGGAAACCACCAAAACATTATTATCAACCAGCACCTAAAACAGGCGAAGAATTGTTGGAAGAATGGATGGAACAAATGCGTACCCgcaaaatatataattcattaTAA
- the LOC126926428 gene encoding dnaJ homolog subfamily B member 12 isoform X1, whose product MDSNKDEAERCMELAERYLREKRYEEAEKFVRKAQKLYPTKKAEDVLAKVTMMSKQNQQKSESEPTVRKRQTAPKETTHTQASNDYTKEQLEHIKRIKKCKDYYEILGVSKDATDSDIKKAYKKLALQLHPDKNRAPGAAEAFKAIGNAVAILTDVEKRKQYDMYGSEEERMQSAQAHQNQSHYNYTRGFEADITADELFSMFFGGFPQQEFYIRRPGRWTRQQEAQAQHVHSQQANGYTTFLQLLPVLLLILLTMMSSFFISDPVYSLHSNAKYSVLRTTQGLRVPYYVKENFHTEYQGSLRRLEISVEEEYLHNLRHACFREKNYRETMMWKARNFGDQELFSKARNIEMPSCKRVQNLQGA is encoded by the exons ATGGATAGCAATAAAGATGAGGCTGAGCGGTGTATGGAACTCGCAGAACGATATCTACGGGAGAAAAGATACGAAGAGGCGGAAAAATTTGTACGTAAAGCACAGAAACTTTACCCAACAAAAAAAGCAGAAG ATGTATTGGCAAAAGTGACAATGATGTCAAAACAAAATCAACAAAAGTCTGAATCTGAACCTACAGTTAGGAAACGTCAAACTGCACCTAAGGAAACTACACATACTCAAGCTTCTAATGATTATACAAAGGAACAGCTTGAACATATTAAAAG AATCAAGAAATGCAAagattattatgaaattttggGTGTAAGCAAAGATGCAACTGATAGTGATATTAAGAAGGCATATAAAAAGTTGGCACTTCAATTACATCCAGACAAAAATAGAGCACCAGGTGCTGCTGAAGCATTTAAAG CCATTGGAAATGCTGTCGCTATACTCACTGATGTGGAAAAAAGAAAGCAGTATGACATGTATGGCTCTGAGGAGGAAAGAATGCAAAGTGCTCAAGCTCACCAAAATCAGTCGCATTACAATTATACAAGGGGATTTGAAG CTGATATAACAGCAGATGAATTGTTCAGTATGTTCTTTGGAGGGTTCCCACAGCAAGAATTTTATATAAGACGCCCTGGAAGGTGGACGAGACAACAAGAAGCACAAGCTCAACATGTTCATTCTCAG CAAGCAAATGGATATACCACATTCCTTCAATTGTTGCCTGTGCTGTTATTAATATTGTTAACTATGATGAGCAGTTTCTTTATATCAGATCCTGTATATAGCTTACATTCTAACGC AAAATATTCTGTATTGAGAACAACTCAAGGATTAAGGGTGCCCTACTATGTGAAAGAAAACTTTCATACTGAATATCAAGGCAGTTTACGTAGGCTAGAAATTTCTGTTGAAGAAGAGTACCTGCATAATTTGAGACATGCCTGTTTTAGAGAGAAAAATTATA GGGAAACGATGATGTGGAAAGCAAGAAACTTTGGAGATCAAGAATTATTTTCCAAAGCTAGAAATATCGAAATGCCCTCGTGTAAGAGGGTACAAAATTTGCAAGGCGCATAG
- the LOC126926428 gene encoding dnaJ homolog subfamily B member 14 isoform X2, whose product MDSNKDEAERCMELAERYLREKRYEEAEKFVRKAQKLYPTKKAEDVLAKVTMMSKQNQQKSESEPTVRKRQTAPKETTHTQASNDYTKEQLEHIKRIKKCKDYYEILGVSKDATDSDIKKAYKKLALQLHPDKNRAPGAAEAFKAIGNAVAILTDVEKRKQYDMYGSEEERMQSAQAHQNQSHYNYTRGFEADITADELFSMFFGGFPQQEFYIRRPGRWTRQQEAQAQHVHSQQANGYTTFLQLLPVLLLILLTMMSSFFISDPVYSLHSNAKYSVLRTTQGLRVPYYVKENFHTEYQGSLRRLEISVEEEYLHNLRHACFREKNYSKYFMGKRKTNIEKLTPLVWPRLYMW is encoded by the exons ATGGATAGCAATAAAGATGAGGCTGAGCGGTGTATGGAACTCGCAGAACGATATCTACGGGAGAAAAGATACGAAGAGGCGGAAAAATTTGTACGTAAAGCACAGAAACTTTACCCAACAAAAAAAGCAGAAG ATGTATTGGCAAAAGTGACAATGATGTCAAAACAAAATCAACAAAAGTCTGAATCTGAACCTACAGTTAGGAAACGTCAAACTGCACCTAAGGAAACTACACATACTCAAGCTTCTAATGATTATACAAAGGAACAGCTTGAACATATTAAAAG AATCAAGAAATGCAAagattattatgaaattttggGTGTAAGCAAAGATGCAACTGATAGTGATATTAAGAAGGCATATAAAAAGTTGGCACTTCAATTACATCCAGACAAAAATAGAGCACCAGGTGCTGCTGAAGCATTTAAAG CCATTGGAAATGCTGTCGCTATACTCACTGATGTGGAAAAAAGAAAGCAGTATGACATGTATGGCTCTGAGGAGGAAAGAATGCAAAGTGCTCAAGCTCACCAAAATCAGTCGCATTACAATTATACAAGGGGATTTGAAG CTGATATAACAGCAGATGAATTGTTCAGTATGTTCTTTGGAGGGTTCCCACAGCAAGAATTTTATATAAGACGCCCTGGAAGGTGGACGAGACAACAAGAAGCACAAGCTCAACATGTTCATTCTCAG CAAGCAAATGGATATACCACATTCCTTCAATTGTTGCCTGTGCTGTTATTAATATTGTTAACTATGATGAGCAGTTTCTTTATATCAGATCCTGTATATAGCTTACATTCTAACGC AAAATATTCTGTATTGAGAACAACTCAAGGATTAAGGGTGCCCTACTATGTGAAAGAAAACTTTCATACTGAATATCAAGGCAGTTTACGTAGGCTAGAAATTTCTGTTGAAGAAGAGTACCTGCATAATTTGAGACATGCCTGTTTTAGAGAGAAAAATTATAGTAAGTATTTTA tgggaaaaagaaaaacaaacatTGAGAAATTAACACCCCTTGTATGGCCTAGGTTATATATGTGGTAA
- the LOC126926422 gene encoding heparan-alpha-glucosaminide N-acetyltransferase-like — protein MDTMDEWICDQDTLAYDEACINLRTEDSNAWLYLLSADCALCPYTRIKQIVVNWTSSVTIDTIRSTSLRVLDADDPNEFISAKNTSDVICELTPNLGQFGVYELSIVNRSCDIKVLNAPTYPYTELLVIFGVLLLVLFGLSGLKSLWHVYRKKCMQSQADDGAMKQPAKRRVKAIDTVRGASTLLMIFVNDGSGGYRTLGHATWNGLLPGDLLFPCFIWIMGVCIPIAMSSQMKRMTPKHQILYGIVKRSILLFLIGLSLNTVSTGGQLETIRIFGVLQRFGITYLVVALLYFLLMSRRPSKIQSPMLREVQDFLLLLPQWCVMLVIVVVHCAITFCLNVPGCPTGYLGPGGLHDDAKYFDCVGGAAGYIDRMILKEAHLHHSATVYKSGPYDPEGILGTLTTAFQVFLGLHAGIIMMTYKDWKERVIRWLAWAAFFGCVGCVLHFTNVIPVNKKLWSLSFVFVTTSFSLAFLSACYLLVDVVKVWNGGPFRIPGMNGLLLYVGHMVCYQNFPFHWSIGSMESRALRLCEAIWGTGLWAIIAYVMHAKHNYISL, from the exons ATGGACACAATGGACGAGTGGATTTGTGACCAAGACACTCTTGCATACGACGAGGCTTGTATCAACTTACGTACAGAAGATTCGAACGCCTGGCTCTACCTGCTTTCCGCGGATTGCGCGCTG TGCCCATATACTAGGATCAAGCAGATCGTAGTAAATTGGACCTCCAGCGTGACGATCGATACTATTCGATCCACGAGCTTGAGAGTATTGGATGCCGACGACCCGAACGAATTTATATCCGCTAAAAATACCAG TGACGTGATCTGTGAGCTGACCCCGAACCTGGGACAGTTCGGTGTGTACGAACTTTCTATAGTAAATCGAAGCTGCGATATAAAGGTTCTGAACGCGCCAACTTATCCATATACAG AGCTTCTTGTTATTTTTGGAGTGTTGTTACTCGTTCTATTTGGTCTGTCTGGCTTGAAATCACTGTGGCACGTATACAGGAAAAAATGTATGCAGAGTCAGGCGGATGATGGCGCTATGAAGCAACCCGCGAAACGTCGAGTGAAGGCGATTGACACGGTGCGGGG GGCCAGTACGTTGTTGATGATATTCGTGAACGATGGATCGGGCGGTTATAGGACTCTTGGTCATGCGACTTGGAATGGATTACTTCCGGGAGATTTGTTGTTCCCTTGCTTTATATGGATCATGGGCGTGTGTATCCCCATAGCGATGTCCAGTCAGATGAAGCGCATGACACCGAAACACCAGATATTATATGGAATCGTCAAA AGGAGCATACTTTTATTTCTAATCGGCTTGTCTCTGAATACGGTGAGCACAGGTGGCCAGCTTGAAACTATTCGCATATTCGGTGTTCTGCAACGATTCGGTATAACTTATTTGGTTGTCGCTCTGTTATATTTCCTTTTAATGTCGAGGAGACCAAGCAAGATACAA TCTCCAATGTTACGAGAAGTGCAAGAttttcttctacttcttcctcaATGGTGCGTGATGCTCGTGATTGTGGTGGTTCATTGCGCCATAACATTCTGCTTGAACGTTCCAGGATGTCCCAC TGGATATCTCGGCCCCGGTGGTCTTCATGACGACGCGAAATACTTCGATTGTGTGGGCGGTGCAGCAGGCTACATTGATAGAATGATACTTAAAGAAGCTCATTTGCACCATTCAGCTACGGTTTATAAATCTGGACCGTACGATCCTGAAGGAATTCTGG GTACCCTCACAACGGCGTTCCAAGTATTTCTTGGCCTACACGCTGGCATAATCATGATGACTTACAAAGACTGGAAAGAACGTGTAATCAGATGGTTAGCATGGGCTGCGTTCTTCGGTTGCGTAGGATGCGTTCTTCATTTTACCAACGTAATTCCTGTCAACAAGAAATTATG GTCACTGTCATTCGTATTCGTAACCACGTCTTTTTCCTTGGCTTTCCTTTCTGCTTGCTACTTGCTCGTAGATGTCGTCAAGGTGTGGAACGGTGGACCTTTTCGTATTCCTG GTATGAATGGTTTACTGCTGTACGTTGGCCACATGGTGTGCTATCAAAATTTCCCTTTCCACTGGAGCATCGGTAGCATGGAGAGTCGAGCACTGCGTTTGTGCGAGGCCATTTGGGGCACTGGATTATGGGCAATTATTGCATACGTTATGCATGCAAAACACAATTACATCAGCCTCTGA